One window of Nymphaea colorata isolate Beijing-Zhang1983 chromosome 1, ASM883128v2, whole genome shotgun sequence genomic DNA carries:
- the LOC116246286 gene encoding uncharacterized protein LOC116246286 isoform X2 has translation MSRFLARIRGLFKSRTQVGIDKAGNQYFIRNEEVDGIMKERRWVIFRGEEDPTSLPVEWICWLNGQRKKPPTPEEMMELEARRERVKLNIAKLQKEEEEEKLKRGVPQPSKTGKVGPPDLESFIKQFPGASLDPGSGEVPDLESDSKEKWTRKFRDSDSTNTKTPAPKAPRVPMSTEPTGSGESFKPGTWQPPS, from the exons ATGTCAAGGTTTCTGGCCAGGATTCGGGGGTTGTTCAAGTCCCGGACTCAGGTGGGGATCGACAAGGCGGGGAATCAATACTTCATCCGAAACGAGGAGGTCGATGGAATCA TGAAAGAACGCCGATGGGTGATCTTTAGAGGAGAAGAAGATCCCACTTCACTGCCAG TTGAGTGGATTTGCTGGTTAAATGGGCAAAGGAAGAAACCTCCAACTCCTGAG gaAATGATGGAGCTAGAGGCAAGACGGGAGCGTGTGAAGCTAAATATTGCAA AGttgcagaaagaagaagaagaagaaaaactgaaaagagggGTTCCACAGCCAAGCAAAACTG GCAAAGTTGGTCCTCCAGATCTGGAAAGcttcatcaaacaatttcctGGTGCTTCCTTAGATCCTGGTAGTG GTGAAGTACCTGATTTAGAGTcagattcaaaagaaaagtggACCAGGAAATTCAG GGACTCTGATTCAACAAATACTAAAACTCCTGCGCCAAAAGCTCCGAGGGTGCCAAT GTCTACAGAACCAACTGGTAGTGGCGAGTCCTTTAAGCCAGGAACGTGGCAACCACCATCATGA
- the LOC116246286 gene encoding uncharacterized protein LOC116246286 isoform X1, with protein MSRFLARIRGLFKSRTQVGIDKAGNQYFIRNEEVDGIMKERRWVIFRGEEDPTSLPVEWICWLNGQRKKPPTPEEMMELEARRERVKLNIAKLQKEEEEEKLKRGVPQPSKTGKVGPPDLESFIKQFPGASLDPGSEGEVPDLESDSKEKWTRKFRDSDSTNTKTPAPKAPRVPMSTEPTGSGESFKPGTWQPPS; from the exons ATGTCAAGGTTTCTGGCCAGGATTCGGGGGTTGTTCAAGTCCCGGACTCAGGTGGGGATCGACAAGGCGGGGAATCAATACTTCATCCGAAACGAGGAGGTCGATGGAATCA TGAAAGAACGCCGATGGGTGATCTTTAGAGGAGAAGAAGATCCCACTTCACTGCCAG TTGAGTGGATTTGCTGGTTAAATGGGCAAAGGAAGAAACCTCCAACTCCTGAG gaAATGATGGAGCTAGAGGCAAGACGGGAGCGTGTGAAGCTAAATATTGCAA AGttgcagaaagaagaagaagaagaaaaactgaaaagagggGTTCCACAGCCAAGCAAAACTG GCAAAGTTGGTCCTCCAGATCTGGAAAGcttcatcaaacaatttcctGGTGCTTCCTTAGATCCTGGTAGTG AAGGTGAAGTACCTGATTTAGAGTcagattcaaaagaaaagtggACCAGGAAATTCAG GGACTCTGATTCAACAAATACTAAAACTCCTGCGCCAAAAGCTCCGAGGGTGCCAAT GTCTACAGAACCAACTGGTAGTGGCGAGTCCTTTAAGCCAGGAACGTGGCAACCACCATCATGA
- the LOC116246286 gene encoding uncharacterized protein LOC116246286 isoform X3 codes for MSRFLARIRGLFKSRTQVGIDKAGNQYFIRNEEVDGIMKERRWVIFRGEEDPTSLPVEWICWLNGQRKKPPTPEEMMELEARRERVKLNIAKLQKEEEEEKLKRGVPQPSKTGKVGPPDLESFIKQFPGASLDPEGEVPDLESDSKEKWTRKFRDSDSTNTKTPAPKAPRVPMSTEPTGSGESFKPGTWQPPS; via the exons ATGTCAAGGTTTCTGGCCAGGATTCGGGGGTTGTTCAAGTCCCGGACTCAGGTGGGGATCGACAAGGCGGGGAATCAATACTTCATCCGAAACGAGGAGGTCGATGGAATCA TGAAAGAACGCCGATGGGTGATCTTTAGAGGAGAAGAAGATCCCACTTCACTGCCAG TTGAGTGGATTTGCTGGTTAAATGGGCAAAGGAAGAAACCTCCAACTCCTGAG gaAATGATGGAGCTAGAGGCAAGACGGGAGCGTGTGAAGCTAAATATTGCAA AGttgcagaaagaagaagaagaagaaaaactgaaaagagggGTTCCACAGCCAAGCAAAACTG GCAAAGTTGGTCCTCCAGATCTGGAAAGcttcatcaaacaatttcctGGTGCTTCCTTAGATCCTG AAGGTGAAGTACCTGATTTAGAGTcagattcaaaagaaaagtggACCAGGAAATTCAG GGACTCTGATTCAACAAATACTAAAACTCCTGCGCCAAAAGCTCCGAGGGTGCCAAT GTCTACAGAACCAACTGGTAGTGGCGAGTCCTTTAAGCCAGGAACGTGGCAACCACCATCATGA
- the LOC116246286 gene encoding uncharacterized protein LOC116246286 isoform X4: MSRFLARIRGLFKSRTQVGIDKAGNQYFIRNEEVDGIMKERRWVIFRGEEDPTSLPVEWICWLNGQRKKPPTPEEMMELEARRERVKLNIAKLQKEEEEEKLKRGVPQPSKTGKVGPPDLESFIKQFPGASLDPGEVPDLESDSKEKWTRKFRDSDSTNTKTPAPKAPRVPMSTEPTGSGESFKPGTWQPPS, translated from the exons ATGTCAAGGTTTCTGGCCAGGATTCGGGGGTTGTTCAAGTCCCGGACTCAGGTGGGGATCGACAAGGCGGGGAATCAATACTTCATCCGAAACGAGGAGGTCGATGGAATCA TGAAAGAACGCCGATGGGTGATCTTTAGAGGAGAAGAAGATCCCACTTCACTGCCAG TTGAGTGGATTTGCTGGTTAAATGGGCAAAGGAAGAAACCTCCAACTCCTGAG gaAATGATGGAGCTAGAGGCAAGACGGGAGCGTGTGAAGCTAAATATTGCAA AGttgcagaaagaagaagaagaagaaaaactgaaaagagggGTTCCACAGCCAAGCAAAACTG GCAAAGTTGGTCCTCCAGATCTGGAAAGcttcatcaaacaatttcctGGTGCTTCCTTAGATCCTG GTGAAGTACCTGATTTAGAGTcagattcaaaagaaaagtggACCAGGAAATTCAG GGACTCTGATTCAACAAATACTAAAACTCCTGCGCCAAAAGCTCCGAGGGTGCCAAT GTCTACAGAACCAACTGGTAGTGGCGAGTCCTTTAAGCCAGGAACGTGGCAACCACCATCATGA
- the LOC116246226 gene encoding ATP synthase gamma chain, chloroplastic, producing MACSNLPVWLSKSNTQNPLSPSSSSSASPFPHHHHQNRRRSTIVCGLRELRERIDSVKNTQKITEAMKLVAAAKVRRAQEAVVNGRPFSETLVEVLYNINQQLQTDDVDVPLTTIRPVRKIALVVITGDRGLCGGFNNNIIKKAEARIAELRSLGLEFTVVSVGKKGNSYFNRRPYIPVDRFLEVGNLPTAKEAQAIADDVFSLFVSEDVDKVELLYTKFVSLVKSEPVIHTLLPLSPKGEVCDINGNCVDAAEDELFRLTTKEGKLRVERDVVRLPTAEFSPILQFEQDPVQILDALLPLYLNSQILRALQESLASELAARMAAMSNATDNAVELKRSLSISYNRERQAKITGEILEIVAGAEALT from the coding sequence ATGGCCTGCTCCAACCTCCCAGTGTGGCTCTCCAAATCGAACACCCAGAACCCActttctccctcctcctcctcttccgcCTCCCCCTttccccaccaccaccaccagaaCCGTCGGCGCTCAACTATTGTCTGTGGCCTCCGCGAGCTCCGTGAACGAATCGACTCCGTCAAGAACACGCAGAAGATCACGGAGGCCATGAAGCTGGTGGCGGCCGCGAAGGTCCGGCGAGCCCAGGAGGCCGTGGTGAACGGTCGCCCCTTCTCCGAGACCCTCGTCGAGGTCCTCTACAACATCAACCAGCAGCTCCAAACCGACGACGTCGACGTCCCGCTCACGACCATCCGCCCCGTCCGGAAGATCGCCCTCGTCGTCATAACCGGCGACCGTGGCCTGTGCGGCGGCTTCAACAACAACATCATCAAGAAGGCCGAGGCCCGCATCGCCGAGCTCCGCTCCCTCGGCCTCGAGTTCACCGTCGTCTCCGTCGGCAAGAAGGGCAACTCCTACTTCAACCGCCGTCCCTACATCCCTGTCGACCGCTTCCTCGAGGTTGGGAACCTTCCGACGGCTAAGGAGGCTCAGGCAATCGCGGACGACGTCTTCTCCCTGTTTGTCAGCGAGGACGTCGACAAGGTCGAGCTCCTCTACACCAAGTTCGTCTCCCTCGTGAAATCGGAGCCCGTGATCCACACTCTCTTGCCGCTCTCCCCTAAAGGAGAGGTCTGCGACATCAATGGCAACTGCGTCGATGCCGCCGAGGACGAGCTCTTCCGCCTGACCACAAAGGAGGGTAAGCTCCGAGTCGAACGTGACGTCGTCCGGCTGCCGACGGCGGAGTTCTCGCCGATCCTCCAGTTCGAGCAGGACCCCGTGCAGATTCTCGACGCGCTGCTCCCTCTCTACCTTAACAGCCAAATCCTCAGGGCGCTGCAGGAGTCGCTGGCCAGCGAACTCGCCGCCCGAATGGCCGCCATGAGCAACGCCACGGATAACGCCGTCGAGCTGAAGCGCTCGCTCTCCATCTCCTACAACCGCGAGCGGCAGGCCAAGATCACCGGCGAGATCCTCGAGATCGTGGCCGGCGCGGAAGCTCTCACATAA